A genomic region of Methylobacterium durans contains the following coding sequences:
- a CDS encoding 2-hydroxyacid dehydrogenase, with protein sequence MQVAMFSAKNYERALLNELNSGHGHDLVYFDALLEPETASLAAGFPAISVFVNDSVNRDVLQRLAHGGTKLVATRCTGFNHIDLDAAEEFGIRVVRVTNYSPNSVAEFAVGLLLALNRKIHRAYNRTREGNFKLDGLMGFDLVGRTVAVIGTGKIGTIFARIMAGFGCRVVGFDVHHSPEFERIGGRYVDAKGVEEADVISMHCPLTPETYHIVDARTLGRVKKGALLINTSRGGLVDTDAAIEALKSGRLGGLAIDVYEQEADLFYRDLSSAVIPDDVIQRLISFPNVIVTGHQAFFTREALETILGTTLTSISEFESGRPLTNEIAALGRSGG encoded by the coding sequence ATGCAGGTCGCGATGTTCAGCGCGAAAAACTACGAACGGGCGCTTCTCAATGAACTCAATTCAGGTCACGGCCATGACCTCGTCTATTTCGATGCGCTTCTCGAACCCGAGACGGCCTCGCTCGCGGCCGGCTTCCCGGCGATCAGCGTCTTCGTCAATGATTCCGTCAACCGCGATGTTCTGCAACGTCTCGCCCATGGCGGAACGAAGCTGGTCGCGACACGCTGCACGGGCTTCAATCATATCGACCTCGATGCGGCGGAGGAATTCGGCATTCGCGTTGTGCGGGTCACCAACTATTCTCCCAATTCCGTAGCCGAATTCGCGGTCGGCTTATTGCTGGCGCTCAACCGCAAGATTCACCGGGCCTACAACCGGACGCGCGAGGGCAATTTCAAGCTCGACGGCCTGATGGGCTTCGATCTCGTCGGGCGTACCGTGGCGGTGATCGGCACTGGAAAGATCGGGACCATCTTCGCCCGGATCATGGCGGGCTTCGGCTGCAGGGTGGTCGGCTTTGACGTGCATCACTCACCCGAGTTCGAGAGGATTGGCGGACGGTACGTCGATGCCAAAGGTGTCGAAGAGGCGGATGTCATTTCGATGCATTGTCCCTTGACGCCCGAGACCTATCACATCGTCGATGCGCGGACGCTTGGGCGCGTGAAGAAGGGCGCGCTGCTCATCAACACGAGCCGAGGCGGGTTGGTCGACACCGACGCGGCGATCGAAGCGCTCAAGTCCGGCCGCCTCGGCGGATTGGCGATCGACGTTTACGAGCAGGAAGCGGATCTCTTCTATAGAGACCTGTCGAGCGCGGTCATCCCGGACGACGTCATCCAGCGTCTCATCTCATTCCCGAACGTGATCGTAACAGGACACCAAGCCTTCTTCACGCGCGAGGCCCTGGAGACGATTCTCGGCACAACTCTCACAAGCATATCGGAATTCGAGTCGGGCCGGCCTCTGACCAATGAGATTGCTGCACTAGGCCGATCCGGAGGATGA
- the glk gene encoding glucokinase — MFEFPVLVGDIGGTNARFALVEAKGAAPRVLSHEATAGHPDPSSAIRAALAKGGEAPAPRSAILAIAGRVDGPAVQLTNAHWVIAGERIARDFGLSSAVVVNDYVPVAAGAAGIAPDDLTVIGPARPEAQGARLVLGPGTGFGAAALVPYADRLAIVSTEAGHTEFGPTDAFEEQVWHAVERVEGRVTVEALLSGPGLARLHAAVHQVRSGSPRDKLDPAAITRAGLAAEDPHAAETLALFARLLGRACGDLALTFLATGGVYIGGGIAPRIVRVLQAGGFREAFERKAPFAQMMAQIPTSVITVHDPALTGLAALASEGAAFVYHGQIWRAAG; from the coding sequence ATGTTCGAATTCCCGGTCCTCGTCGGCGATATCGGCGGCACCAACGCGCGCTTCGCGCTGGTGGAGGCGAAGGGCGCCGCACCGCGGGTCCTGTCCCACGAGGCGACGGCCGGCCATCCGGACCCGTCGAGCGCGATCCGCGCGGCGCTTGCCAAGGGCGGCGAAGCGCCCGCTCCCCGCTCGGCGATCCTCGCCATCGCGGGGCGCGTCGACGGGCCGGCGGTGCAGCTCACCAACGCCCACTGGGTGATCGCGGGCGAGCGGATCGCCCGGGATTTCGGCCTCTCCAGCGCCGTCGTCGTCAACGATTACGTGCCCGTCGCCGCGGGCGCGGCCGGCATCGCGCCGGACGACCTCACCGTGATCGGCCCGGCGCGGCCGGAGGCGCAGGGCGCCCGCCTCGTGCTCGGCCCCGGCACGGGGTTCGGCGCCGCGGCGCTGGTGCCCTATGCCGACCGCCTCGCCATCGTCTCGACGGAGGCCGGGCACACGGAATTCGGCCCGACCGACGCGTTCGAGGAGCAGGTCTGGCACGCGGTCGAGCGCGTCGAGGGGCGCGTCACGGTCGAGGCGCTGCTGTCGGGGCCCGGCCTCGCGCGGCTGCACGCGGCCGTCCACCAAGTCCGCTCGGGGAGCCCGCGGGACAAGCTCGACCCGGCCGCGATCACCCGGGCCGGGCTCGCGGCGGAGGATCCGCACGCGGCCGAGACGCTCGCCCTGTTCGCCCGCCTCCTCGGCCGGGCCTGCGGCGACCTCGCCCTGACCTTCCTGGCCACGGGCGGCGTCTACATCGGCGGCGGCATCGCGCCCCGCATCGTGCGGGTGCTGCAGGCGGGGGGCTTCCGGGAGGCGTTCGAGCGCAAGGCGCCCTTCGCGCAGATGATGGCGCAGATCCCCACGAGCGTGATCACGGTCCACGACCCGGCCCTGACCGGGCTCGCGGCGCTGGCGAGCGAGGGCGCGGCCTTCGTCTATCACGGGCAGATCTGGCGGGCGGCGGGCTGA
- a CDS encoding universal stress protein, with protein sequence MSIASIMVSLDLGPTAAARVRLAAGLASRFGGTLTGVAARKVPNPGPGEDLETLQAAYKREQAKLSMDLFQCRNLFEQSCGVDIRPNWRQAEADPTAFLVRQALAADIVVVGRETDNIVGGMIPSPGAVLMEVGRPVLVTPPGSDHLKAERIVVAWKDAPEARRAISAALPFLRGAKRVYVVSAGEEAATSSAEEVSEFLALHGAQAEARLLNAAMQDVAAEILRFAAQEDADLVVMGGYGHSRLREWLFGGVTRDVLQHSRMCCLLSH encoded by the coding sequence ATGAGTATCGCCAGCATCATGGTCTCCCTCGACCTCGGACCAACGGCCGCGGCCCGTGTCCGGCTCGCAGCCGGTCTTGCGAGCCGGTTCGGCGGCACGCTCACCGGTGTAGCCGCGCGCAAGGTCCCCAATCCCGGACCGGGCGAGGACCTCGAGACCTTACAGGCGGCGTACAAGCGGGAGCAGGCCAAGCTCAGCATGGATCTGTTTCAGTGCCGGAACCTCTTCGAGCAGAGTTGCGGCGTCGATATCCGACCGAACTGGCGTCAAGCTGAGGCTGACCCGACAGCCTTCCTCGTCCGGCAGGCGCTGGCCGCGGACATCGTGGTCGTTGGGCGCGAGACAGACAACATCGTCGGAGGCATGATCCCATCGCCAGGCGCAGTGTTGATGGAGGTTGGCAGGCCGGTCTTGGTGACGCCGCCGGGCTCCGATCACCTCAAGGCCGAACGGATCGTCGTCGCTTGGAAGGATGCGCCTGAGGCGCGGCGCGCAATCTCGGCCGCTCTGCCGTTCCTGCGTGGCGCGAAGCGGGTCTACGTCGTGAGCGCGGGCGAGGAGGCAGCCACCTCCAGTGCCGAGGAGGTCTCGGAGTTCCTGGCCCTCCACGGCGCACAGGCGGAGGCGCGCCTTCTGAATGCGGCGATGCAAGACGTTGCCGCTGAGATCCTGCGTTTCGCGGCCCAGGAGGATGCAGATCTCGTGGTGATGGGTGGGTATGGCCATTCGCGCCTGCGGGAATGGTTGTTCGGCGGGGTCACGCGAGACGTTCTGCAACACTCGCGGATGTGCTGCTTGCTGAGCCATTGA
- a CDS encoding CoA transferase subunit A, which translates to MKMIALDEAVASIPDGATLMVGGFMGVGTPEPLMDELVRQARHDLTIIANDTASPGIGIGKLVTARALRRVVASHIGLNPETQKQMIEDGLQVELVPQGTLVERIRAGGCGLGGILTPTGIGTVVEEGKQTIEVGGREYLLETALQADFALVQAFLCDYLGNLTYALTGRNFNPLIAMAARTVMVCAEHVVPVGVIAPDHVVTPAPLVDYVIARC; encoded by the coding sequence ATGAAGATGATCGCGCTCGACGAGGCGGTGGCTTCGATTCCCGATGGGGCCACGCTGATGGTCGGCGGCTTCATGGGTGTGGGGACTCCCGAGCCGCTGATGGACGAACTCGTCCGGCAGGCGCGGCACGACCTGACGATCATCGCCAACGACACTGCCTCGCCCGGCATCGGTATCGGTAAGCTGGTGACAGCCAGAGCGCTCCGGCGGGTGGTCGCAAGCCATATCGGCCTCAATCCTGAAACCCAGAAGCAGATGATCGAGGACGGCCTGCAGGTGGAGCTGGTGCCGCAAGGGACATTGGTGGAACGCATCCGCGCCGGTGGTTGCGGCCTCGGCGGCATTCTCACCCCGACCGGTATCGGGACGGTCGTCGAGGAGGGGAAACAGACGATCGAGGTCGGTGGCCGGGAATACCTGCTTGAAACCGCCCTTCAGGCGGATTTCGCCCTCGTCCAGGCTTTCCTCTGCGACTACCTTGGCAATCTCACCTACGCGTTGACCGGGCGCAACTTCAATCCGCTCATCGCCATGGCGGCGCGCACGGTCATGGTCTGCGCGGAGCACGTCGTCCCGGTCGGCGTGATCGCGCCCGACCACGTCGTGACCCCGGCTCCCCTCGTCGACTACGTCATCGCGAGGTGCTGA
- a CDS encoding 3-oxoacid CoA-transferase subunit B, producing MDPQIVIARRIGRELRDGMLVNLGIGIPTLVANYVPAGIHVFFQSENGLIGTGPVPEQGMALRWLTDAGGKPVTALPGASAFDSAMSFALIRGGHLDLTVLGGLQVDQQGRLANWMVPGKMVPGMGGAMDLVTGAKRVIVAMQHTAKGRSKIVRACSLPLTSARPVDLVVTELAVIAFPQGRATLAETAEGVSVEEVLAATEAELIVPELDTALREPGTTRPAEGA from the coding sequence ATGGACCCTCAGATCGTCATCGCACGACGCATCGGCCGCGAACTCCGCGACGGCATGCTTGTGAACCTCGGCATCGGCATCCCAACCCTCGTCGCCAACTATGTCCCGGCCGGCATTCACGTGTTCTTCCAGTCGGAGAACGGGCTGATCGGCACGGGCCCGGTCCCCGAGCAGGGCATGGCGCTGCGCTGGCTCACCGATGCCGGCGGCAAGCCTGTGACGGCGCTGCCTGGGGCGTCTGCCTTCGACAGCGCGATGTCGTTCGCGCTCATCCGGGGCGGGCATCTGGACCTGACGGTGCTCGGCGGCCTTCAAGTCGACCAGCAGGGACGCCTCGCGAACTGGATGGTGCCCGGCAAGATGGTCCCGGGCATGGGCGGCGCGATGGACTTGGTGACCGGAGCCAAGCGCGTGATCGTGGCCATGCAGCACACCGCCAAGGGCCGGTCGAAGATCGTCCGCGCGTGCTCTCTGCCGCTGACCTCTGCACGCCCGGTCGACCTTGTCGTGACGGAACTGGCGGTCATCGCCTTTCCTCAGGGGCGGGCAACGCTGGCCGAGACGGCGGAGGGCGTGAGCGTCGAGGAGGTGCTGGCCGCCACCGAGGCCGAACTCATCGTGCCCGAGCTCGACACGGCCTTGCGGGAACCCGGAACGACCCGTCCGGCGGAGGGCGCGTGA